In a genomic window of Pelecanus crispus isolate bPelCri1 chromosome 1, bPelCri1.pri, whole genome shotgun sequence:
- the LOC104037513 gene encoding uncharacterized protein LOC104037513 isoform X2, producing the protein MSSASDLVGKEVGLLGEAEAQFQADKNAISNFDEENHCRKAANKESTKEMQDYCLHSPKSKNKTVNEELQVSKGEYCCKHQMDSYSELTSDVQMLHSSTTTFQQQADQHTGSANKDSDPRKSDTQKIVAAVEREQNPQNFLATALLPFNEQIPTLLSMESRGEKSIAANNLTASVSSIKNYQGIVMGRGTCNEELSELGKPMDVQSDHQLVLVENSKDTATPQTGLPHLETESVEAMKVLSELAVEDLADVSSHGCESVKSNFNELTAPLSVTYESSFETGGCCSASLHPSCKTENKTIGKREVNLKDVRETVFHPDPECEKSKSFEPVEMSFSESSAPVYNCGPVSLETVQNIPAKTLITLAEDNTAKPAPCPLISIDRTDDLTPATSKIDKTGMTEVALVPSECKDCISELSSHISKSQENILEVSHSALRCGERPLTNHSAFMCEKGVDVDIISESPPVSEDRCINFSSKKENSNKPRMSPTILDSSSDNQGKMPSPATNSENGQIATWSVASEQDSFIFPAAEFRRIIPEDKMTKVPLCSGDPRAACLAGSLEPELTPAMLDHPAAGVDVRGVCIPRPSSPTLRSGEASNLSVSALETLGVAQGNSCSSSHRAGDGAEEASSTQQADGSVLAEAMPSHVCPLKSLEMASKSVCTESMCGNAVGQVNLGNHTSAISEAPSVMVDQAAAAPAESNELRSEEVQEDTNVKGQERAKFQDAAVLFKKAEEIVDSVLHLAIEEIIAKQAIGVCQLCGSKEGLINTNILNDEKAGTVQLEAEEIQSAVQSFKYFDESSGGGSSSFTGNETVDTNNQDEKILPYIPDKIDLHSALALKAKEIIDEVINSAKQKLASNQWQGSDSKRPSEKVEPKPKAETPEILNLDMTLLAKTQEPTEKAETQSVAVNCEKADCSGPPLLPNSMENSIDWPQGREKVPNSVFACQENAFLPTGNSARPESDLMTPAKERHDTEMCEHLAAAELCGKAGLSATSRKSDGSLHLIHRDATVTEEILLSLQLKDACNNTNMPECTLLPTVNVNLSSFMPDEECISMQSESEDKSSPQGSLESSAEDSPYERCRREATEVPAQVKATLEDSKAVESGEELAEWASEVAKVNTGLKTQLAVPELSVIGEDSEGQNCFHAVFAQNNENPKQVQMKDQDMKRNDQLEENGLDCSDDMKESMDLLDFSPLIEQWENSSFTVIYEGVLHTENKSVSTDDMQTVSLSSSVLPSDNIGHVMCERAKNKHEPACLYEKDNKLNQATDSHCSESFLSVEAKRYRVYPFSLSPIYEDDSSQEDLLSTDVSPEGRPSGISKDNVDDTSVLSLLQSVSERLQFTTQFSKEDEEEGVEEEEEESSYEENMIDGEREEFLSSQWRGDLQTNLQSNKQTRSLFPGQSLLLSKEQLDSREQPELFPDAASPSQTPCEPVSEKADAALKHPPTSVYYQYLKSASNCSSEKGTRFGSILQDMLQPKIHWCKDNTMPKLGELSANLIDRASLKYNPRPGKIIIYGIYGDKSKQEVHSDVLDTTSWIFPIEALLRIIRGCWIFYEKPKFEGRKYVLEEGETVLDHLWDLPGMKHRRRNLTVGSIKHVTKDCGVPEVEFCLPAGGTEGLPICIQSAVANLEELDVEKNPYIRVKSGVWLAYSDFNYKGEMKVLEECDSSYEIPSADVKSLRPLKMGGLKVQMPMNVKIIIYEKTHFGGWSKEFSENISSVPALFGHEEESQEIGSIRVIGGVWVAYDKERYKGRQYLLEEGDYEDRHSWGGTDSVLLSFRFLQALAPVLPRGNH; encoded by the exons ATGAGTTCTGCAAGTGATTTGGTTGGAAAAGAAGTTGGACTGCTGGGAGAGGCAGAAGCTCAGTTTCAGGCAGACAAAAATGCTATTTCTAACTTTGATGAAGAAAATCATTGTCGTAAAGCAGCTAATAAGGAGTccacaaaagaaatgcaggatTATTGTTTACATTCACCTAAATCAAAAAATAAGACAGTTAATGAAGAACTACAGGTGAGTAAGGGAGAATATTGCTGTAAACATCAAATGGATAGTTACTCGGAGTTAACATCGGATGTCCAGATGCTTCATTCCAGTACCACTACATTTCAGCAGCAAGCAGATCAGCATACAGGTAGTGCAAATAAAGATAGTGATCCAAGAAAAAGTGATACACAGAAAATTGTGGCAGCTGTAGAAAGAGAGCAGAATCCACAGAACTTTCTTGCTACTGCTCTTTTACCTTTTAATGAACAAATACCTACTTTGCTTAGCATGGAgtccagaggagaaaaaagcataGCCGCAAATAATCTAACGGCTTCAGTGTCATCTATTAAAAATTATCAAGGTATAGTCATGGGCAGGGGAACTTGTAATGAGGAACTTAGTGAGTTAGGGAAACCAATGGATGTACAAAGTGATCACCAGTTAGTCCTTGTGGAGAATTCTAAGGATACTGCCACACCGCAGACTGGTTTACCTCATCTGGAAACTGAGAGTGTGGAAGCAATGAAGGTTTTATCTGAGCTTGCAGTGGAAGACCTGGCTGATGTATCATCACACGGGTGTGAGAGCGTGAAATCTAACTTCAATGAGCTGACAGCACCTCTCTCTGTTACTTATGAGTCTTCTTTTGAAACTGGAGGCTGTTGCTCAGCTTCTCTTCATCCTAGTTGCAAGACCGAAAATAAAACTAtaggaaaaagagaagtcaATTTAAAAGATGTGAGAGAGACTGTTTTTCACCCTGATCCTGAATGTGAGAAGAGCAAATCCTTTGAGCCTGTAGAGATGAGCTTCTCGGAAAGCTCAGCTCCTGTCTACAACTGTGGTCCTGTTTCCCTTGAAACTGTTCAAAACATTCCTGCCAAGACATTAATTACACTCGCAGAAGATAACACAGCAAAGCCTGCACCTTGCCCTTTAATCAGCATTGACAGAACAGATGACCTTACTCCTGCTACTTCTAAAATTGACAAGACTGGTATGACTGAGGTTGCTCTTGTTCCTTCTGAGTGTAAGGACTGCATCTCTGAACTTTCTTCTCATATTTCTAAGTCACAAGAAAACATTCTGGAGGTTTCTCATTCTGCCTTGAGATGTGGAGAAAGACCTTTGACCAACCATTCTGCTTTCATGTGTGAAAAAGGTGTTGATGTAGACATAATTTCTGAATCTCCACCTGTTTCTGAAGATAGgtgtattaatttttcttccaagaaagaaaacagtaataagCCAAGGATGTCACCCACAATACTTGATTCTTCATCTGACAACCAAGGAAAAATGCCTTCTCCTGCCACTAACTCTGAAAATGGCCAGATTGCTACATGGTCTGTTGCTTCTGAACAGgacagctttatttttccagctgctgagTTTAGGAGAATAATCCCTGAGGACAAAATGACCAAGGTGCCACTTTGCTCAGGAGACCCGAGGGCTGCATGCCTGGCTGGTTCTCTGGAACCTGAGCTTACTCCAGCTATGCTTGAtcatcctgctgctggagtAGATGTGAGGGGTGTTTGCATCCCCAGGCCCTCTTCACCTACTCTGCGATCCGGAGAAGCCTCCAacctttctgtttctgccttGGAAACATTGGGCGTTGCTCAGGGGAACAGTTGTTCCTCCAGTCACAGAGCTGGTGATGGGGCAGAGGAGGCCTCCTCCACACAACAGGCTGACGGCAGTGTCTTGGCAGAGGCAATGCCATCGCATGTCTGTCCTTTGAAATCTTTGGAAATGGCATCCAAATCAGTCTGTACTGAGAGCATGTGCGGAAATGCTGTGGGACAGGTGAATCTTGGAAACCATACTTCTGCTATCTCAGAAGCCCCTTCTGTAATGGTTGatcaagctgctgctgcacctgcAGAGTCAAATGAGCTCCGTTCTGAGGAAGTACAGGAAGATACCAATGTGAAGGGACAAGAACGTGCTAAATTCCAagatgctgctgttttgtttaaaaaagctGAGGAGATAGTGGACTCAGTTTTACACTTGGCTATAGAAGAAATAATAGCAAAACAAGCCATTGGTGTCTGCCAGCTTTGTGGGAGCAAGGAAGgtttaataaatacaaatattctaAATGATGAGAAAGCTGGAACTGTACAGCTagaagcagaagaaatccaGTCAGCTGTGCAGTCATTCAAATATTTTGATGAGAGCAGTGGAGGAGGCTCATCTTCATTTACAGGAAATGAAACAGTGGATACAAATAATCAAGATGAAAAGATACTACCTTACATCCCTGATAAAATTGACCTACATAGTGCGCTGGcactaaaagcaaaagaaataattgatgAAGTCATTAACTCAGCCAAACAAAAACTGGCATCCAATCAGTGGCAAGGCAGTGACAGTAAAAGGCCTTCTGAAAAGGTTGAGCCTAAACCTAAGGCCGAAACCCCAGAGATTTTAAACCTGGATATGACGTTACTTGCCAAAACACAGGAACCAACAGAGAAGGCGGAAACTCAGAGTGTAGCTGTAAACTGTGAAAAGGCAGATTGCTCAGGTCCTCCTTTACTTCCAAATAGTATGGAAAATAGCATAGATTGGCCCCAAGGACGTGAAAAGGTACCAAACAGTGTGTTTGCGTgtcaagaaaatgcatttctaccCACTGGTAATTCAGCAAGGCCAGAATCGGATCTTATGACACCAGCCAAAGAGAGACACGATACAGAGATGTGTGAACATCTGGCTGCAGCAGAATTGTGTGGCAAAGCTGGACTATCAGCAACTAGTAGAAAATCTGATGGATCTTTACATTTAATACACAGAGATGCTACTGTGACTGAAGAGATTCTTCTGTCATTGCAGTTAAAAGATGCATGCAATAATACAAATATGCCAGAGTGCACATTGCTGCCAACTGTAAATGTTAATTTGTCATCTTTTATGCCTGATGAAGAATGTATCAGCATGCAGAGTGAATCCGAAGACAAAAGTAGTCCTCAAGGTTCTCTGGAAAGCAGTGCAGAGGACAGTCCATATGAACGCTGCAGAAGAGAGGCTACAGAAGTACCTGCACAAGTAAAAGCGACCTTAGAAGATTCAAAGGCAGTGGAGAGTGGAGAGGAACTAGCAGAATGGGCAAGTGAGGTAGCAAAGGTTAATACTGGATTAAAGACACAGCTCGCTGTACCTGAATTGTCTGTTATTGGAGAGGACAGTGAAGGGCAAAACTGCTTCCATGCAGTTTTTGCCCAGAATAATGAGAATCCAAAGCAGGTACAAATGAAGGATCAAGACATGAAGAGAAATGATCAGCTTGAAGAAAATGGTCTGGACTGTAGCGATGACATGAAGGAATCAATGGATCTTTTGGACTTTTCTCCACTAATTGAACAGTGGGAAAACAGTTCTTTTACTGTCATTTATGAAGGTGTCCTTCACACTGAGAATAAATCTGTCTCAACTGATGATATGCAAACTGTCTcgctttcttcttctgttctgCCTTCAGATAATATAGGTCATGTAATGTGTGAAAGAGCAAAGAATAAACATGAGCCAGCCTGTCTTTATGAGAAGGATAACAAGTTGAATCAAGCAACAGATAGCCATTGCTCCGAGTCATTTCTGAGCGTGGAGGCCAAGCGCTACAGAGTATATCCTTTCTCTTTGTCTCCGATATACGAAGATGACAGCTCCCAAGAAGACTTACTTTCCACAGACGTGTCGCCAGAAGGCCGTCCTAGTGGAATATCTAAAGATAATGTTGATGACACTTCTGTGCTATCCCTTCTCCAGTCGGTTTCTGAGCGCTTACAGTTTACTACTCAGTTCAGTAAAGAAGACGAGGAGGAgggagtggaggaggaggaggaagaatcatcatatgaagaaaatatgaTTGATGGTGAGAGAGAAGAATTTCTTTCCAGTCAGTGGAGAGGGGATTTACAAACAAACCTTCAATCAAACAAGCAAACTAGATCTTTGTTTCCTGGACAATCACTACTTCTTTCAAAAGAACAACTTGACTCCAGGGAGCAACCAGAACTGTTTCCAGATGCAGCTTCTCCCAGTCAAACACCTTGTGAGCCAGTTTCAGAGAAAGCTGATGCTGCTCTAAAGCATCCTCCTACAAGTGTGTACTACCAGTATTTGAAATCTGCCAGCAATTGCTCCTCTGAGAAGGGGACCAGGTTTGGAAGCATTCTCCAGGATATGTTGCAGCCAAAGATTCATTGGTGTAAAGACAACACCATGCCAAAACTGGGAGAATTGTCAGCG aaccTCATTGACAGGGCAAGTCTCAAATACAATCCAAGACCAGGAAAG ATTATTATTTATGGTATTTATGGTGACAAAAGTAAACAAGAAGTTCATTCTGATGTGCTAGATACCACGTCCTGGATCTTTCCCATTGAAGCGTTACTTAGGATAATTAGAGGATG TTGGATTTTTTATGAGAAACCAAAGTTCGAGGGTCGGAAATATGTACTAGAAGAAGGAGAGACTGTGCTGGATCACCTTTGGGATCTTCCAGGCATGAAACATCGTCGAAGAAACCTCACAGTTGGTTCAATCAAGCATGTAACAAAG GACTGTGGCGTTCCAGAGGTAGAGTTCTGCCTGCCAGCTGGTGGTACAGAGGGACTTCCTATCTGCATACAGAGTGCAGTTGCCAATTTAGAAGAACTGGATGTTGAGAAAAACCCTTATATAAGAGTCAAATCAGGAGT ATGGCTTGCTTATTCAGACTTTAATTACAAAGGAGAGATGAAGGTTTTGGAAGAATGTGATTCATCATATGAAATTCCTTCAGCAGATGTAAAATCTCTGCGTCCCTTAAAAATG ggtggACTAAAGGTACAAATGCCAATGAATGTCAAG ATAATAATATATGAGAAAACCCACTTTGGAGGATGGTCCAAagagttttcagaaaacatcaGTTCTGTCCCAGCTCTGTTTGGTCATGAAGAGGAGTCTCAGGAAATCGGATCAATACGTGTAATTGGTGGAGT